The proteins below are encoded in one region of Halorhodospira halochloris:
- a CDS encoding cupin domain-containing protein: MSEETRLTLPIAQMALENDKFRKVVWTGEKTQLVVMAIPEGEDIGAETHEGHDQLLYFVAGSGRAEIGSETYEVQEGDVSIVPSGVYHNFINTGSGMLKLYTTYCPPEHAPGTEHADKSEDV, from the coding sequence ATGAGCGAAGAGACCCGACTGACTCTACCCATCGCCCAAATGGCGCTGGAGAATGATAAATTCCGCAAGGTAGTGTGGACCGGCGAGAAGACTCAGCTGGTGGTGATGGCCATCCCCGAAGGGGAGGATATAGGTGCCGAAACACACGAGGGGCACGATCAGCTGCTCTACTTCGTAGCCGGCAGTGGCAGGGCCGAGATTGGCAGTGAGACCTACGAGGTTCAAGAGGGGGATGTCAGCATAGTTCCCTCTGGCGTCTATCATAACTTCATCAACACCGGCTCAGGGATGCTGAAGCTATACACCACCTACTGCCCGCCCGAGCACGCCCCGGGCACAGAGCACGCTGATAAGAGCG